From the Candidatus Bathyarchaeota archaeon genome, one window contains:
- a CDS encoding PTO1314 family radical SAM protein — protein MHPFIYRGSCRWISNYPVGEKTIRQYVEPLWLGIRVYRVLISNMLGAKVPFFCGHKLTYNCNLRCKMCPFWKRPSPDPSLPQTKAILKQIYNSGAVGVAFEGGEPLLRRDLVDILAFSRSLPLHTSLITNGTLLEAKIGEVAKYINGVVYVSLDGLEKTHDAIRGVSGSFRKAVQGIEAAKEKVSVTINTTVMAENIGETESLVELARTLGTKISVAVAHEYCNANASSAAIDKVPKMARRLIEMKQQGYPIVNSIGYLKVLAKEKNWQCKPWAMINIDPHGNLVLPCYVHNDYASSVSVFKKGVKDAVSGFDWKKIGHCQKCSLHCYVEPSLVLSRDISAYMNWAFRVNI, from the coding sequence ATGCACCCTTTCATTTACCGTGGGAGCTGTAGGTGGATTTCTAATTATCCTGTAGGAGAAAAAACCATTCGCCAATATGTAGAACCCCTCTGGCTAGGAATTCGAGTTTACCGTGTCTTAATCTCAAACATGCTTGGTGCGAAGGTTCCTTTCTTTTGTGGGCACAAGCTTACTTACAATTGCAACCTTCGCTGCAAAATGTGCCCTTTCTGGAAAAGACCCAGCCCCGATCCAAGCTTACCGCAAACGAAAGCCATTCTGAAACAGATATACAATTCAGGCGCCGTTGGAGTAGCATTTGAAGGTGGGGAACCGTTGCTTAGGCGTGATTTGGTGGATATTCTTGCTTTTTCCCGGTCTCTGCCTTTGCATACAAGTTTGATAACCAATGGTACGCTGCTTGAAGCCAAAATAGGCGAGGTAGCCAAGTACATTAATGGTGTCGTCTATGTTTCCTTGGATGGGTTGGAGAAAACTCATGATGCTATCCGAGGGGTCAGTGGAAGCTTTAGAAAAGCAGTGCAAGGCATAGAGGCGGCGAAAGAAAAAGTTTCAGTAACCATCAACACCACTGTGATGGCGGAGAACATCGGTGAAACGGAAAGTTTGGTGGAGTTAGCGCGAACGTTGGGCACAAAAATCTCCGTAGCCGTCGCACATGAATACTGCAATGCTAATGCATCCTCCGCTGCTATTGATAAGGTACCGAAAATGGCGCGTAGGCTTATTGAAATGAAGCAGCAAGGTTATCCCATTGTTAACTCAATTGGTTATCTAAAAGTTCTGGCTAAAGAGAAAAACTGGCAATGCAAGCCTTGGGCAATGATAAATATTGACCCCCATGGAAACTTGGTTTTGCCTTGCTATGTCCACAACGACTACGCGAGCAGTGTCTCGGTCTTTAAAAAAGGCGTTAAAGATGCCGTTTCAGGTTTTGATTGGAAAAAAATAGGTCACTGCCAAAAGTGTAGCCTTCACTGTTACGTTGAGCCTTCACTGGTGCTTTCGAGAGATATTAGCGCTTACATGAATTGGGCCTTTCGAGTAAACATTTAA
- a CDS encoding ribbon-helix-helix domain-containing protein yields MGRISVDLPDELEKQLRIKTVQKFGGKKGDLSRAVEDAIKTWIVKKE; encoded by the coding sequence ATGGGTCGAATAAGCGTAGATTTACCTGATGAACTCGAAAAGCAACTCAGAATAAAGACAGTTCAAAAATTTGGCGGAAAAAAAGGCGACCTATCCCGCGCTGTCGAAGACGCGATAAAGACGTGGATAGTCAAAAAAGAATAG
- a CDS encoding methylglyoxal synthase, giving the protein MKSIALVAHDNKKKDIVEWCDFNKGTLSKYCLYATGTTGKRIIEKTLLDINLLNSGPYGGDMELGSMIANRKLDCLIFFWDPLESQPHDVDVKAVLRIAVLYNTPTACNRATADMLISSIMF; this is encoded by the coding sequence ATGAAGAGTATTGCTCTTGTAGCGCACGATAACAAGAAAAAAGACATTGTTGAATGGTGCGACTTCAACAAAGGAACGCTTTCCAAATACTGTCTGTATGCAACAGGAACCACAGGAAAAAGAATTATCGAAAAAACCCTGTTGGATATAAATTTGCTAAATAGTGGTCCTTATGGCGGTGATATGGAGCTAGGAAGTATGATCGCCAATAGAAAACTTGATTGTTTAATATTTTTTTGGGATCCTCTTGAGTCTCAGCCTCATGATGTCGATGTTAAGGCTGTTCTTAGAATAGCGGTGCTATACAATACCCCAACAGCCTGTAACAGAGCAACTGCCGACATGTTGATTTCCAGCATCATGTTTTAG
- a CDS encoding LuxR C-terminal-related transcriptional regulator, translated as MALTEREKAILRLNVDGLSDYRIARKLKVETPNVTRSRKNALKKLERAKADLDFVDRLKSKRPAFLASGT; from the coding sequence ATGGCGTTGACTGAGCGGGAGAAGGCAATTTTACGTTTGAATGTTGATGGGTTGTCTGATTATAGGATTGCTCGCAAACTAAAGGTGGAAACGCCCAACGTGACCCGCTCTAGAAAGAATGCTCTAAAGAAACTGGAACGTGCGAAAGCGGATTTAGACTTTGTTGATAGACTCAAATCCAAGCGGCCCGCCTTTCTTGCTTCAGGCACATGA
- a CDS encoding DEAD/DEAH box helicase, protein MPTSYYCRKCGKTHSHQEYSQSLFCKECGSFLKRGRKPNNFRPSSINKPSQSKPTNVPKKETTPQIMQPSQNPVAHTQEIPAQEACFEELEKPLPENISTYLQNKKIKFYSHQAEAINKARQGKNVIITTHTASGKTLAFNIPVFDALTNDKKATALYIYPSKALTNDQLKVLQEIEKGTGIKADSNVYDGDTPKEQRAVIRENSRIILTNPYGLHLYLPWHRLWRSFFQNLRYIVLDEAHVYRGVFGSNVAMLLRRLLRICNFYHADPQIILSSATIANPQEHAKKLTGKDFEIISNDGSPRGKKSFIFWNPPFTNPAKTIRRSTHQETKDLLTVSVMKNLQTLCFTTSRQMAELIARWTKEELKRRNPKLYSSVTAYRAGYLPQERRDIENRLKTKDLIGLVSTNALELGIDIGSLDAVIISGYPGTVISTWQQAGRAGRNKNDSTVTLVAFQNPLDQYFMKHPQEFFDRPHEQAIINLHNRQITSGHIMCASDELPLTDSDQKYFPELFKESVQALAQKNLLKKTSQGWTYSGLERATRVVNLESISGKTVNVLCNGHILETLPLNKAYEETHAGAILLHQGETYRSEELNLNNFTATVRKENTNYYTETQKSVEVAIKKTLEETQTNLKTSLGELIITENCHSYVIKSNDVIIKKHTLDLPSSSFSTVGMWFIVPEQIREEVEDKGLNFEGGLHALEHAIIAMAPMFAMCDRWDIGGMSTAEHTDTGKPTIFIYDGFEGGIGISENLYSNIKPLLEKTLKLIETCECKEGCPSCIYSPKCGNGNEPLDKKAANIILQRLIK, encoded by the coding sequence TTGCCGACTTCTTACTACTGCAGAAAATGTGGCAAAACCCACTCGCATCAGGAATACTCCCAGAGTTTATTCTGCAAAGAATGCGGCAGCTTTCTTAAACGAGGCAGAAAACCAAATAATTTCAGACCTTCCTCAATCAATAAGCCCTCACAGTCTAAACCAACAAACGTACCAAAGAAAGAAACCACCCCGCAAATAATGCAACCATCACAAAATCCCGTTGCACACACTCAAGAAATTCCTGCACAAGAAGCATGCTTTGAAGAGTTAGAAAAACCCCTTCCAGAAAACATAAGCACCTATTTGCAAAATAAAAAAATTAAATTTTATTCCCATCAGGCAGAAGCCATAAACAAAGCACGACAAGGCAAAAACGTAATTATTACCACCCACACAGCTTCAGGAAAAACTTTGGCATTTAATATTCCGGTTTTTGATGCCCTCACAAACGATAAAAAAGCAACAGCACTCTACATTTATCCCTCAAAAGCTCTAACAAATGATCAACTTAAAGTTTTGCAGGAAATCGAGAAAGGCACTGGCATCAAAGCAGATTCTAACGTTTACGATGGTGACACGCCAAAAGAGCAGCGTGCAGTTATACGTGAAAATTCCAGAATAATTTTGACTAACCCTTATGGTTTGCATCTTTACCTTCCATGGCATAGGCTCTGGCGGTCTTTTTTTCAAAACTTAAGGTATATTGTACTTGATGAAGCGCATGTTTACCGAGGCGTTTTTGGCTCAAACGTCGCCATGCTTCTGAGAAGACTGCTGAGAATCTGCAATTTTTACCATGCAGACCCTCAAATCATACTCTCATCAGCAACTATAGCTAATCCGCAGGAACACGCAAAGAAACTAACTGGAAAAGATTTCGAAATAATTTCAAACGATGGCTCCCCAAGAGGAAAAAAATCGTTCATATTTTGGAATCCACCCTTCACTAACCCAGCAAAAACAATTCGCCGATCAACACATCAAGAAACCAAAGACCTTCTTACAGTTAGCGTCATGAAAAACTTGCAAACCCTCTGCTTTACAACCTCGCGACAAATGGCGGAGCTTATAGCAAGATGGACTAAAGAAGAGCTGAAAAGAAGAAATCCTAAGCTTTACAGTTCAGTAACTGCCTACAGGGCAGGTTACCTTCCTCAAGAACGACGGGACATAGAAAATCGTCTAAAAACCAAGGACTTAATCGGTTTGGTTTCTACAAATGCGTTAGAACTTGGTATTGATATAGGTTCTTTGGACGCCGTGATAATTTCGGGTTACCCGGGGACAGTCATATCTACGTGGCAGCAAGCTGGACGCGCAGGTAGAAACAAAAACGATTCAACCGTTACTTTGGTTGCTTTCCAAAATCCGCTTGATCAATATTTTATGAAGCATCCACAAGAGTTCTTTGATAGACCACATGAGCAAGCAATCATTAATCTGCACAATCGGCAAATTACTTCAGGCCATATTATGTGTGCATCTGACGAGTTGCCGCTTACCGATTCGGACCAAAAATATTTTCCAGAGCTCTTCAAAGAAAGTGTTCAAGCCCTTGCACAAAAAAACCTTCTGAAAAAAACTTCACAGGGTTGGACGTACTCTGGGCTGGAAAGGGCAACTAGAGTTGTTAACCTTGAAAGTATTAGCGGAAAAACAGTGAATGTACTTTGCAATGGGCATATTCTTGAAACACTTCCCTTAAACAAGGCTTATGAAGAAACCCATGCAGGAGCAATCCTTCTACATCAAGGCGAAACCTACCGCTCAGAAGAACTAAATCTCAACAATTTCACTGCAACGGTTCGGAAAGAGAATACCAACTATTATACTGAAACACAAAAAAGCGTCGAAGTAGCAATCAAGAAAACATTGGAAGAAACGCAAACAAACCTCAAAACCTCTTTGGGCGAATTAATAATCACTGAAAATTGTCATTCATACGTAATTAAATCCAATGATGTAATCATCAAAAAACATACGCTTGATTTGCCCTCTTCGTCTTTCTCAACGGTTGGTATGTGGTTTATTGTTCCTGAACAGATTAGAGAAGAAGTTGAGGATAAAGGCTTGAATTTCGAGGGTGGATTGCATGCTCTTGAACATGCCATTATTGCGATGGCGCCAATGTTTGCAATGTGTGACCGTTGGGACATAGGCGGAATGTCAACAGCCGAGCATACAGACACAGGAAAACCAACAATCTTCATTTACGATGGTTTTGAGGGAGGAATCGGTATTTCAGAAAACCTTTATTCAAACATAAAACCGCTATTAGAAAAAACGTTAAAGTTGATTGAAACCTGCGAATGCAAAGAAGGCTGTCCATCCTGCATATACTCGCC